The following coding sequences are from one Bradyrhizobium sp. WSM471 window:
- a CDS encoding winged helix-turn-helix domain-containing protein, with the protein MPDHSEDSAISFGPFRLFPKSRLLEKEGSPLHVGGRALDILIFLAGRPGEVVDKRELVKRIWAGVNVDEGSLRFHVAALRKALGDTGKSARYVVNVPGRGYCFVASFAQAAAPAAPLPAEAAPPRSLPAQLTRMVGREDVIEKISNGLSLYRFMTVVGPGGIGKTSVAVTVGHRRSQDFAGRVFFVDFGPLRDASHIATTIASALGLTISAEDPTPALLTFLKTGRALLIFDSCEHVLDNLAPLVERIVREAPQLRVLATSRESFRSEGERIFRLFPLDCPPEREGLAVDEILAYPAAQLFVERIAQSSGPFQLSAEEAPLVASICRRLDGIALAIELAAGRVNAYGIAGTATLLDSRFSLQWRGRRTAVPRHQTLAAALDWSYDLLPAAESATLRRLSVFAGPFAPEAAAAVASGDGLNASETLEAIDSLVTKSLISPSGSRTLRYRLLDTTRTYAYGKLNELDEARQFARRHAEHFRDLFERAEADISTPLPEWLSIYGAELDNVRAALDWAFGPDGEARLGVALTAAAVTLWVRLSLFAECRERSRTALAALGDTADDDRIRMQLLSALGWSLMYGEGRAREARPILDTTLELADRLDDKDFRLRALWGLCIDQFNNGQFGKARALADRFANAAANSSDRTDVMLGDRLMAVALHYLGDQNEARLRIDRVNASLHVLAEKPKIFPLDLRISTQYFRARILWLQGLADQAQALTARNIEEGRANGHALTFCSVLGQAACPIAFWSGDFDAAERHGIELLEHTERHAIRLWGLWARAFNAAVMVRRGDVTTGLPLLREELNRAGDARFLPRFLPLLGELAACSGEADQVDRGLDVIEDVLTRCNDRQELWYLPELIRIKGELMLRSARHSEDAETGFREAMDIAVQQGARFWELRSAVSLARLMIGAGQSANALAVLDHVCGAFAEGSDFVDMRVARDLVAQLRT; encoded by the coding sequence GTGCCAGATCATAGCGAAGACTCGGCCATTTCCTTTGGGCCATTTCGACTGTTTCCGAAGTCCCGACTCTTGGAGAAGGAGGGCTCGCCGCTTCATGTCGGCGGCCGCGCGCTCGACATTCTCATCTTCCTTGCAGGACGCCCCGGAGAAGTCGTCGACAAGAGAGAGCTCGTCAAGCGCATCTGGGCCGGCGTTAATGTCGACGAGGGCAGCCTGCGCTTTCACGTCGCGGCGCTACGCAAGGCACTCGGCGACACCGGCAAGTCGGCCCGTTACGTCGTCAACGTGCCCGGCCGAGGCTATTGTTTTGTCGCCTCGTTCGCTCAAGCAGCTGCGCCGGCCGCACCGCTCCCGGCCGAAGCCGCTCCTCCCCGCTCGCTGCCCGCTCAGCTCACGAGGATGGTCGGCCGGGAAGATGTCATCGAGAAGATCTCGAACGGACTTTCGCTCTATCGCTTCATGACCGTCGTCGGCCCGGGCGGTATCGGCAAGACCTCGGTCGCGGTCACCGTCGGGCATCGCCGTTCCCAGGATTTCGCCGGGCGAGTCTTCTTTGTCGATTTCGGTCCGCTGAGGGATGCCAGTCACATCGCGACCACCATTGCTTCGGCGCTCGGACTGACCATCAGCGCGGAGGATCCGACGCCGGCCCTGCTGACGTTTCTCAAGACCGGCCGGGCCCTTCTGATCTTCGACAGTTGCGAACATGTGCTGGACAATCTGGCGCCGCTCGTCGAGCGCATCGTTCGCGAAGCACCGCAGCTTCGTGTTCTCGCAACCAGCCGCGAGTCGTTCCGGAGCGAAGGCGAGCGGATTTTCCGGCTGTTCCCGCTGGATTGTCCGCCCGAGCGCGAAGGGCTTGCCGTCGACGAGATCCTTGCCTACCCTGCGGCTCAACTCTTCGTGGAGCGCATTGCGCAGAGCTCGGGCCCGTTCCAGCTCAGCGCGGAAGAGGCCCCCCTCGTCGCGAGCATCTGCCGGCGCCTCGACGGCATCGCGCTGGCGATCGAGCTCGCGGCGGGCCGCGTCAATGCTTACGGCATCGCCGGGACGGCAACTCTGCTCGACAGCCGCTTTTCGCTGCAATGGCGGGGACGGCGCACCGCCGTGCCACGGCACCAGACGCTCGCAGCGGCTCTCGACTGGAGCTACGACCTTCTGCCTGCCGCGGAGAGCGCCACGCTGCGACGCCTGTCGGTCTTTGCCGGGCCTTTCGCGCCGGAGGCGGCTGCGGCGGTCGCGTCCGGTGACGGCCTCAACGCATCCGAGACTCTCGAAGCAATCGACAGCCTGGTAACCAAGTCGCTAATTTCGCCGTCCGGCTCGCGGACGCTGCGCTATCGGCTGCTCGACACCACGCGCACCTATGCATACGGAAAACTCAACGAGCTCGACGAAGCCAGGCAGTTCGCGCGGCGTCATGCCGAGCATTTTCGCGATTTATTCGAGCGCGCGGAGGCCGATATTTCGACGCCGCTGCCCGAATGGCTGAGCATCTATGGCGCGGAGCTGGACAATGTGCGTGCGGCGTTGGACTGGGCGTTCGGGCCCGACGGCGAGGCGAGGCTCGGTGTCGCGCTGACGGCGGCCGCGGTCACCCTGTGGGTGCGTCTCTCGCTGTTCGCGGAATGCCGTGAGCGCAGCAGAACGGCCCTCGCGGCGCTCGGAGACACCGCCGACGACGACCGCATCCGCATGCAGCTCCTGTCGGCGCTCGGCTGGTCGCTCATGTATGGCGAGGGTCGCGCGCGGGAGGCGCGACCGATCCTCGATACGACCCTCGAGCTGGCTGACAGGCTCGACGACAAGGATTTCAGGCTGCGCGCGCTCTGGGGCTTGTGCATCGACCAGTTCAACAACGGACAGTTCGGCAAGGCCCGTGCGCTCGCCGATCGCTTTGCGAACGCAGCTGCGAACTCGTCCGACAGGACCGATGTCATGCTGGGCGACCGGCTGATGGCCGTGGCGCTGCACTATCTCGGGGATCAGAACGAGGCTCGGCTGCGCATCGACCGGGTCAATGCCTCGCTGCATGTACTGGCGGAGAAGCCGAAGATCTTCCCGCTCGATCTGAGAATCTCGACGCAATATTTTCGGGCTCGCATCCTGTGGCTTCAGGGCCTGGCCGATCAGGCACAGGCCCTCACGGCCAGAAACATCGAGGAAGGCCGCGCCAATGGCCACGCGCTGACCTTCTGCAGCGTACTCGGACAAGCCGCCTGTCCGATCGCCTTCTGGTCCGGCGATTTCGACGCCGCGGAGCGTCACGGCATCGAGCTGCTCGAACACACCGAGCGCCACGCCATCCGGCTGTGGGGCCTGTGGGCACGGGCCTTCAACGCCGCAGTCATGGTCAGGCGCGGCGACGTCACGACCGGCCTGCCGCTGCTGCGCGAGGAGCTCAATCGCGCCGGCGATGCGCGCTTCCTGCCGCGCTTTCTACCCCTGCTCGGCGAGCTCGCCGCGTGTTCCGGAGAGGCCGACCAGGTCGATCGCGGGCTCGACGTGATCGAGGATGTCCTGACCCGCTGCAACGACCGGCAGGAGCTCTGGTATCTGCCGGAGCTGATCCGCATCAAGGGAGAGTTGATGCTCAGGAGCGCCCGGCATTCAGAGGATGCCGAGACGGGCTTTCGCGAGGCCATGGACATTGCCGTCCAGCAAGGCGCGCGCTTCTGGGAGCTGCGAAGCGCGGTCAGCCTGGCGCGGTTGATGATCGGGGCTGGCCAGAGCGCGAACGCTCTGGCGGTTCTCGATCATGTCTGCGGAGCGTTTGCCGAGGGCTCAGACTTCGTCGATATGCGCGTTGCCCGCGATCTGGTCGCGCAATTGCGAACCTGA
- a CDS encoding sensor histidine kinase gives MSGFNARPNDDVVRSQFVASLDDQSRDWELVLRESHHRMKNTLTILGASVRRDFTRTGTRDVSLAADRLERRIVAFGRLYQLLSDNDDHTAIPVAAFFENLCGAISEAVLEPAGIRCEAAIENGTLPASQCHRLALMLTELVTNAAKHAFPNRNDAMIRIDMANRDGAWFCTVTDNGIGATGPLQGTGSRILEGLARSIHARLQGEAGEDGTRVTIVMPIAAA, from the coding sequence ATGTCCGGTTTCAATGCTCGGCCGAATGACGACGTCGTTCGATCTCAATTTGTGGCCAGTTTAGACGATCAGTCGCGTGACTGGGAGCTCGTGCTGCGGGAATCCCACCATCGGATGAAGAACACGCTGACGATACTCGGTGCGTCAGTCCGCCGCGATTTCACCCGAACGGGTACCAGGGATGTGTCGCTTGCAGCGGACCGGCTCGAGCGGCGGATCGTCGCCTTCGGAAGGCTCTATCAACTCCTGTCCGACAATGACGACCATACGGCGATCCCGGTGGCGGCCTTCTTCGAAAATCTGTGCGGAGCGATTTCCGAGGCGGTCCTGGAGCCAGCGGGCATCCGCTGCGAGGCGGCGATCGAGAACGGCACGCTGCCGGCGTCGCAATGCCACCGGCTTGCGCTGATGCTGACGGAGCTGGTGACGAATGCGGCCAAGCACGCCTTCCCGAACAGGAATGACGCAATGATCCGCATCGACATGGCCAATCGCGATGGCGCCTGGTTCTGCACGGTAACAGACAACGGGATCGGCGCGACCGGGCCGCTTCAGGGCACCGGCAGCCGGATTCTCGAAGGACTCGCACGCAGCATTCACGCCCGGCTGCAGGGCGAAGCGGGAGAAGACGGCACACGCGTAACGATCGTGATGCCGATCGCTGCTGCTTGA
- a CDS encoding enoyl-CoA hydratase/isomerase family protein, whose translation MNRPERTFTTNEIRLERRLPSYWRVTFDMPPVNIFGPKQLPLLDDVVTAIETDPEVKVVVFDSAVEGFFITHYDFLAPLEDSLRIPPGPTGLQALPDMLVRLSRAPVVSIASIRGRATGVGSELALASDMRFASREKAILSQWEVGAGLVPGGGPMARLPRLMGRGRALEVLLGADDIHGDLAERYGYVNRSLPDAELDGFVEALAMRIASFDKEAIAETKRLVDVASLPPDVEIKPEWDAFLASLGRPASQTRIKALMSRGFHRAGDVENRLGFHVGQIGA comes from the coding sequence ATGAACCGCCCCGAACGCACCTTCACGACCAACGAAATCCGCCTGGAACGTCGGCTGCCGTCCTATTGGCGTGTCACCTTCGACATGCCCCCGGTCAATATCTTCGGCCCCAAGCAGCTCCCGCTCCTCGACGACGTCGTCACGGCGATCGAGACCGATCCTGAGGTGAAGGTCGTGGTGTTCGACAGCGCCGTCGAGGGCTTCTTCATTACCCACTACGACTTCCTCGCGCCGCTGGAGGATTCGCTTCGTATCCCGCCCGGGCCGACCGGCCTGCAGGCGCTGCCCGACATGCTGGTGCGTCTCAGCCGCGCGCCGGTCGTTTCGATTGCCTCGATCAGGGGCCGTGCGACCGGCGTCGGCAGCGAGCTGGCGCTCGCGAGCGACATGCGCTTTGCCAGCCGCGAAAAGGCGATCCTGTCGCAATGGGAGGTCGGTGCGGGCCTGGTGCCCGGCGGCGGGCCGATGGCGCGATTGCCGCGCCTGATGGGCCGCGGCCGTGCGCTCGAAGTTCTGCTCGGCGCCGACGACATCCACGGCGATCTCGCCGAACGTTACGGCTATGTGAACCGGTCGTTGCCGGATGCCGAGCTCGACGGCTTCGTCGAGGCGCTGGCCATGCGCATCGCGTCCTTCGACAAGGAGGCGATTGCCGAGACCAAGCGCCTCGTCGACGTCGCGAGCCTGCCGCCGGATGTCGAGATCAAACCGGAATGGGACGCGTTCCTGGCTTCGCTTGGCCGCCCCGCGAGCCAGACCCGCATCAAGGCGCTGATGTCGCGCGGCTTCCATCGCGCCGGGGATGTCGAGAACCGGCTCGGCTTCCACGTCGGACAGATTGGCGCCTAA
- a CDS encoding VOC family protein, with translation MATTEIDRDAAANPSNKSANERSTLRGVDQRLEVIVIPVSDVDRAKAFYARLGWRLDADFASGDDWRVIQFTPPGSACSVIFGRNVTAAAPGSVRGLYLIVSDLEAARKDLLDRGIEVSAPFHGAGDVHAGTDEPYLSGSVRVSGADPKRGSYGSYASFSDPDGNGWLFQEVTTRLPGRIAGDGTTFASQAALAAAVRRAAAAHGEHEKRTGGHDENWADWYADYIVREQAGQPLPS, from the coding sequence ATGGCCACTACCGAAATCGACCGCGACGCCGCGGCCAATCCTTCCAACAAGTCTGCGAACGAGCGTTCGACATTGCGTGGCGTTGATCAGAGGCTCGAGGTGATCGTGATCCCCGTGTCCGATGTCGATCGCGCCAAGGCCTTCTACGCGCGTCTCGGCTGGCGACTGGACGCCGATTTTGCCTCCGGCGATGATTGGCGCGTGATCCAGTTCACGCCGCCAGGCTCGGCCTGCTCGGTGATCTTCGGCAGGAACGTGACCGCGGCAGCGCCGGGCTCGGTGCGAGGCCTTTACCTGATCGTCTCCGATCTGGAGGCGGCGCGAAAGGATCTGCTCGACCGCGGCATCGAGGTCAGCGCGCCATTCCATGGCGCCGGCGATGTTCACGCGGGAACCGACGAGCCTTATCTCTCCGGCAGCGTTCGGGTCAGCGGTGCTGATCCGAAGCGCGGCAGCTACGGCTCATATGCCTCGTTCAGCGATCCCGACGGCAATGGCTGGCTGTTCCAGGAGGTCACGACGCGATTGCCGGGACGGATCGCGGGCGACGGTACGACATTCGCTTCGCAGGCTGCGCTGGCCGCGGCAGTGCGCCGCGCGGCGGCGGCCCATGGCGAGCACGAAAAGCGGACCGGCGGGCACGATGAGAACTGGGCCGATTGGTACGCCGATTATATCGTCCGCGAGCAGGCGGGCCAGCCGCTGCCGTCCTGA
- a CDS encoding winged helix-turn-helix domain-containing protein, translated as MPDTNDQDSAIAFGPFRLFAKTRLLEKDGAPVYLGGRALDILVFLAERAGEVVDKRELIRRVWSDVNVDEGSLRFHITTLRKALGDAGEGSRYVVNVPGRGYCFTAALLRAAPSENRTSLPVAGPRSLPSPLSKMIGRDDAVAKISAELAQHRFVTIVGPGGIGKTSVALAVAHREFQAFDGHVCFVDFGALRETRLVAGTIAAALGLTVNSDDPMPGLLTFLRNRRMLLVFDSCEHILDDLAPLAERIVREAGGLHILATSRESFRAEGERVHRLFPLDCPPQRDGLGIADILAYPATQLFVERIAESLSEFELSEEDAPLVADICRRLDGIALAIELAAGRVNAYGIAGTASLLDSRFSLLWRGRRTAVPRHHTLSAALAWSYDLLPPTESATLRGLSAFVGPFTLEAALAVASCQGIGEAEAAEAISNLLSKSLIATSPAERRLRYRLLDTTRAFVADKLVENGDADRVARAHAEYFRDFLRDIAVKSTGMQTAGGFLPYADHLPNVRAALTWSFSDGGDRTIGVDLAASAAQFFLELTLLTECYRWTQQALASLDASAVDGRNEMILQAALGVSAMFTQGNTEAVRSAFTRSLQLAQELQDLHWQLWLLRGLHIYLTRVGDFHGALGTGEQGESVARKLNDPASTLNVEWMLGVAHHLIGNQDKAVQLCESAMLHNPGSQRLNIGHLGYDDRIVALVALARGLWLTGRPDRAIEASRYTIREAELLEQPLTLGISLIWTIYVFLWVGDLANAEILIERLIDHSARHFLGPYHAVGIGQKGELLLRRGDAAAGIEHLRRSQATLYATRHRIMTTVFATALAEGLVAQSLADEALQTINGAIAEIPAHGESFDMPEMLRVKGDILARSGNAAEAESSFRNSLDLSRRQCALGWELRGAISLGRVWRQAGKAGDARALLAPLVARYREGLQTRDLVAARELLAALN; from the coding sequence GTGCCGGACACTAACGACCAGGATTCGGCCATTGCTTTCGGGCCATTCCGGCTGTTCGCAAAGACGCGGCTGCTCGAGAAGGACGGCGCCCCGGTTTACCTCGGCGGCCGTGCGCTCGACATTCTCGTTTTTCTCGCCGAGCGCGCCGGCGAGGTCGTGGACAAGCGTGAGTTGATCCGGCGGGTCTGGTCCGACGTGAATGTGGACGAAGGCAGCCTGCGCTTTCACATCACGACGCTGCGCAAGGCCTTGGGCGATGCGGGCGAGGGCTCCCGCTACGTCGTCAACGTCCCCGGACGGGGTTATTGCTTCACGGCCGCGCTGCTCCGGGCAGCCCCATCGGAGAACCGGACCAGCCTGCCCGTTGCTGGGCCGCGCTCGCTGCCCTCGCCGCTTTCGAAGATGATCGGGCGGGACGATGCGGTCGCGAAAATCTCCGCCGAGCTTGCGCAACATCGCTTCGTCACGATCGTCGGCCCCGGCGGGATCGGCAAGACTTCGGTCGCACTGGCCGTCGCGCATCGCGAGTTCCAGGCCTTCGACGGCCATGTGTGTTTTGTCGATTTCGGCGCACTGAGGGAGACCCGGCTCGTTGCGGGAACGATTGCGGCCGCGTTGGGCCTGACCGTCAATTCCGACGATCCGATGCCGGGGTTGCTGACGTTCCTGCGCAACCGGCGGATGCTGCTGGTCTTCGACAGCTGCGAGCACATCCTCGACGATCTCGCCCCTCTCGCCGAGCGTATCGTCCGGGAAGCGGGCGGGCTGCATATTCTCGCCACCAGCCGCGAATCCTTCCGCGCCGAAGGTGAGCGTGTCCATCGGCTGTTTCCACTGGATTGCCCGCCACAGCGCGACGGACTCGGCATCGCCGACATCCTTGCCTATCCCGCAACTCAGCTCTTCGTGGAACGCATTGCAGAGAGCCTCAGCGAGTTCGAGCTCAGCGAAGAGGATGCGCCGCTCGTGGCCGACATCTGCCGTCGGCTCGACGGCATCGCGCTCGCGATCGAACTCGCGGCGGGGCGTGTGAACGCCTATGGCATTGCCGGGACCGCGTCTCTGCTCGACAGCCGTTTCTCCCTGCTCTGGCGCGGGCGGCGCACCGCTGTCCCGCGGCACCACACCCTGAGTGCGGCGCTCGCCTGGAGCTATGATTTGCTGCCGCCAACCGAAAGCGCAACGCTGCGCGGATTGTCGGCGTTCGTCGGGCCGTTCACGCTGGAAGCCGCGCTTGCGGTTGCATCCTGTCAGGGCATCGGCGAGGCAGAAGCCGCCGAGGCGATCTCCAATCTACTTTCCAAATCGCTGATCGCGACCTCGCCTGCGGAGCGGCGGCTGCGCTATCGCCTGCTCGACACCACACGTGCCTTCGTCGCGGACAAGCTCGTCGAGAACGGCGACGCTGACCGCGTCGCACGCGCCCACGCCGAATATTTCCGCGACTTCCTGCGCGACATCGCCGTCAAATCCACGGGCATGCAGACGGCGGGCGGCTTCCTTCCCTATGCCGACCACCTGCCCAATGTCCGGGCCGCGCTGACCTGGAGCTTTTCAGATGGCGGGGACCGAACGATCGGCGTGGATCTGGCGGCATCAGCGGCGCAATTCTTTCTCGAGCTGACATTGCTGACGGAATGCTACCGCTGGACCCAACAGGCGCTGGCGTCCCTCGACGCGAGCGCGGTGGATGGCCGCAATGAAATGATCTTGCAGGCGGCGCTCGGCGTCTCCGCGATGTTCACGCAGGGCAATACCGAAGCGGTCCGCTCGGCATTCACGCGCAGTCTCCAGCTCGCCCAGGAGCTCCAGGATCTGCACTGGCAGCTCTGGCTGCTGCGCGGACTACACATCTACCTCACCAGGGTCGGGGATTTTCACGGAGCGCTCGGAACCGGCGAACAGGGCGAGAGCGTCGCGCGGAAGCTGAACGATCCTGCCAGCACGCTGAACGTCGAATGGATGCTGGGCGTGGCGCATCATTTGATCGGCAACCAGGACAAGGCGGTGCAGCTCTGCGAGAGCGCGATGTTGCATAATCCCGGCTCGCAGCGGCTGAATATCGGGCATCTCGGCTATGACGACCGCATCGTCGCACTGGTGGCGCTGGCGCGCGGGCTTTGGCTCACCGGCCGGCCCGATCGTGCGATCGAGGCGTCCCGATACACCATTCGCGAAGCCGAGCTGCTCGAACAGCCGCTCACTCTCGGTATTTCCTTGATCTGGACCATCTACGTGTTCCTCTGGGTCGGCGACTTGGCCAATGCGGAAATCCTGATCGAGCGACTGATCGATCATTCCGCGCGGCACTTCCTCGGGCCCTATCATGCGGTCGGCATCGGCCAGAAGGGTGAGCTGCTGCTTCGCCGCGGCGACGCCGCCGCCGGCATCGAGCATCTCCGCCGCAGCCAGGCTACGCTGTACGCGACGCGACACCGGATCATGACCACGGTGTTTGCGACCGCGCTCGCGGAGGGACTCGTGGCGCAGAGCCTGGCCGACGAAGCCTTGCAGACCATCAATGGTGCCATCGCGGAAATCCCCGCTCACGGCGAATCCTTCGACATGCCCGAGATGCTCAGGGTCAAGGGCGACATCCTCGCCCGGTCGGGCAATGCCGCGGAGGCCGAAAGCTCTTTCCGGAACTCGCTCGATCTGTCACGCCGCCAATGCGCGCTCGGCTGGGAGCTGCGGGGGGCCATCAGTCTCGGCCGGGTCTGGCGCCAGGCCGGAAAAGCCGGAGACGCACGCGCCCTGCTCGCCCCGCTGGTCGCGCGCTACCGGGAGGGCCTCCAGACCCGTGATCTCGTCGCGGCCAGGGAGCTCCTTGCGGCGCTGAATTGA
- a CDS encoding epoxide hydrolase family protein: MTTQARTDILNPDRRQLLGQAAMTAVAAGVSSLLPLHSAKAGVSGAVRPFHVSVPEQDLLELRRRLAATRWPDREIVADQSQGVQLKTVQQLVNYWQNDYDWRKIEARLNALPQFVTEIDGVDIHFIHVRSRHENALPMIVTHGWPGSIIEQMKIVGPLTDPTAHGATAADAFDLVIPSLPGHGFSGKPTELGWDPQRVARAWTVLMKRLGYNRYVAQGGDWGNAVTEQMAVIAPPELLGIHTNMPATVPDDIARALQPGGSRPSNLSADERYAYDQLDDFYKHGLGYAIEMSNRPQTLYGLVDSPAGLASWMLDHDARSTAMIARVFDGKTEGLSRDDVIDNITLYWLTNTAVSSARLYWENKLVFFEPKHIKIPVAVSVFPDEIYAAPRSWTEKAYPKLMHYNRLDKGGHFAAWEQPALFCAEMRAAFRPLRQSI, translated from the coding sequence ATGACCACGCAAGCACGTACCGACATTCTCAATCCAGACCGCCGTCAACTGTTGGGCCAGGCCGCGATGACCGCGGTTGCCGCAGGCGTATCGAGCTTGCTGCCGCTGCATTCCGCCAAGGCTGGCGTGAGTGGCGCGGTTCGCCCGTTCCACGTCAGCGTGCCCGAGCAGGATCTGCTCGAACTTCGCCGCCGTCTCGCGGCGACGCGCTGGCCGGATCGTGAGATCGTTGCCGATCAATCGCAGGGCGTGCAGCTGAAGACGGTGCAGCAGCTCGTGAACTACTGGCAGAACGACTACGACTGGCGCAAGATCGAGGCGCGGCTGAATGCCTTGCCGCAATTTGTCACCGAGATCGACGGCGTCGACATCCACTTTATTCACGTTCGCTCGCGTCACGAAAACGCGCTGCCGATGATCGTCACGCATGGCTGGCCCGGTTCGATCATCGAGCAGATGAAGATCGTCGGCCCGCTCACCGACCCCACCGCACATGGCGCGACGGCGGCGGACGCCTTCGATCTCGTGATCCCCTCGCTGCCCGGTCACGGCTTCTCCGGCAAGCCGACGGAGCTGGGCTGGGACCCTCAGCGCGTCGCGCGCGCCTGGACCGTGCTGATGAAGCGGCTCGGCTACAACCGCTATGTCGCGCAAGGCGGCGATTGGGGCAATGCCGTGACGGAACAGATGGCCGTGATCGCGCCGCCCGAGCTGCTCGGCATCCACACCAACATGCCCGCGACCGTTCCGGACGACATCGCCAGGGCGCTTCAGCCCGGCGGATCGCGGCCGTCGAACCTCTCGGCCGACGAGCGTTACGCCTACGATCAGCTCGATGACTTCTACAAGCACGGTCTCGGTTACGCGATCGAGATGTCGAACCGGCCGCAGACGCTCTATGGCCTGGTGGATTCGCCGGCGGGCCTCGCGTCCTGGATGCTCGACCATGATGCGCGCAGCACCGCGATGATTGCTCGGGTGTTCGACGGCAAGACGGAAGGGCTGTCGCGCGACGACGTAATCGACAACATCACGCTCTATTGGCTCACCAACACCGCGGTGTCCTCGGCGCGGCTGTACTGGGAGAACAAGCTGGTGTTCTTCGAGCCCAAGCACATCAAGATCCCGGTCGCCGTCAGCGTCTTCCCGGACGAGATCTACGCCGCCCCGCGCAGCTGGACCGAGAAGGCCTATCCGAAGCTGATGCATTACAACCGCCTCGACAAGGGCGGCCATTTCGCGGCGTGGGAGCAGCCAGCGTTGTTCTGCGCGGAAATGCGCGCCGCCTTCCGACCGCTGCGTCAGTCGATCTGA
- the msrA gene encoding peptide-methionine (S)-S-oxide reductase MsrA — translation MTTERAILAGGCFWGMQDLIRKQPGVVATRVGYTGGAVKNATYRNHEGHAEAIEITFDPAKTSFRTMLEFFFQIHDPTTLNRQGNDLGTSYRSAIFYTSDEQKRIARDTIADVEASGFWPGKVVTEVAPAGEFWEAEPEHQDYLERYPDGYTCHFIRPDWKLPRRGAAAAG, via the coding sequence ATGACAACGGAACGCGCAATTCTGGCCGGAGGCTGCTTCTGGGGCATGCAGGATCTGATCCGCAAGCAGCCGGGCGTGGTCGCCACCCGCGTCGGCTACACCGGCGGCGCGGTGAAGAATGCCACCTACCGCAATCACGAAGGCCACGCCGAAGCGATCGAGATCACCTTCGATCCCGCCAAGACCAGCTTTCGGACCATGCTGGAATTCTTCTTCCAGATCCACGATCCGACCACGCTCAACCGTCAGGGCAATGATTTGGGCACGAGTTACCGCTCGGCGATCTTTTATACCAGCGACGAACAGAAGCGGATCGCCAGGGATACGATTGCAGACGTCGAGGCCTCCGGTTTCTGGCCTGGCAAGGTCGTGACCGAGGTCGCGCCCGCGGGCGAGTTCTGGGAAGCCGAGCCGGAGCATCAGGATTATCTCGAACGTTATCCTGACGGGTACACCTGCCACTTCATCCGCCCCGACTGGAAGCTGCCGCGGCGCGGGGCTGCAGCGGCAGGCTAG
- a CDS encoding OsmC family protein, with protein MIRKATAVWKGTGRDGTGQLSSESGVLAATPYSFKTRFENEKGTNPEELIAAAHAGCFTMALAFGLQLAGFTPDELSTEAAVTLEPEGKGFKISKSALTLRAKVPNLDDAGFARIAGEAEKNCPVSKVLNAEITLDAKLM; from the coding sequence ATGATCCGCAAGGCAACAGCAGTCTGGAAGGGCACCGGTCGCGATGGTACCGGTCAGTTATCGAGCGAATCCGGCGTGCTCGCCGCAACACCTTATTCCTTCAAGACCCGCTTCGAGAACGAGAAGGGCACCAATCCCGAGGAATTGATCGCTGCGGCCCATGCCGGCTGTTTCACCATGGCGCTGGCCTTCGGCCTGCAACTCGCCGGTTTCACGCCGGACGAACTCTCGACGGAAGCCGCGGTCACGCTCGAGCCGGAAGGCAAGGGTTTCAAGATCAGCAAATCGGCGCTGACGTTGCGTGCCAAGGTGCCGAACCTCGACGACGCAGGTTTCGCCAGGATTGCCGGCGAGGCCGAGAAGAACTGCCCGGTGTCGAAAGTGCTCAACGCCGAGATCACGCTCGACGCCAAGCTGATGTAG